The following proteins are co-located in the Enoplosus armatus isolate fEnoArm2 chromosome 10, fEnoArm2.hap1, whole genome shotgun sequence genome:
- the LOC139291770 gene encoding protocadherin gamma-A4, with product MSTVHLFLKTCLTMDQRINLKWWLHLLLFSLLFGVSFGEVRYVLPEEMQRGSVIGNVARDLGLEVTELNARRARVVAEGTSQLCELDTASGNLLISQRIDREELCAQASVCILQYQLLLEDPLRAYSLVLDIADINDNSPVFAAGEIKLDLVESTVLGRRFPLESAHDPDLGTNSVREYKLSPNDHFALEMSTQINGNAYPELVLKRALDREAQAEHVLKINGIDGGNPVRSGTASIHIRVLDANDNVPVFSQRVYKASVLENSAVGTVIATLNATDPDEGVYGEITYSFTHLSDKMGGVIEINPLSGEVRVAGLIDYEEDSTHELDVQAKDGGGQASHCKLVIDVIDVNDNKPVIEIKSASANVAEDSKPGTMVALINVYDLDTGSSGRVTCTISDNVPFKFVSEVKNYYMLVTDGMLDRELQPEYNITVTATDAGSPSLSSVKVITIVVNDINDNPPTFTQSEYNANILENQPVGTFVMKLKAEDSDDGTHAKILYQISGDTNSEVSSFLTINSETGELFTSRLFDYEQSVHFQIKVTARDGGDPPLSTTCDVNVFIKDQNDNAPVVLYPVQTTGFIAEDMVPVEAPRGYLVTKVVAVDADSGHNAWLSYRIITATRPNLFIVGLHTGEIRTVRAFFEDDEPKQTLVVLVSDNGPETLSATVTVSIAIGDGLPVLNELFEFADDSQDSDNLTLYLIIALIAVSSLFILLISGVFYVKLCRRTYVYRSTTASLPVFPTAYCPPSFTDLSRCGTLLKDERYDSFLTTGSWRGDFRFGSNTDTDTLKQRSAAYQKNTIRRASTDRASLKVRAGAPHPCYVVK from the coding sequence ATGTCGACAGTACATTTGTTTctgaaaacatgtttaacaATGGACCAGCGAATAAACTTAAAATGGTGGCTCCATCTTTTACTGTTTAGCCTCCTTTTTGGTGTTTCGTTTGGAGAAGTCCGTTACGTCCTTCCCGAGGAGATGCAGCGAGGGTCGGTTATCGGAAATGTTGCTCGGGATCTGGGGCTGGAAGTAACGGAGCTTAATGCTCGTCGAGCCCGTGTTGTTGCAGAAGGAACTAGCCAGCTGTGTGAACTCGACACTGCGTCAGGCAATCTTTTGATCAGCCAACGGATAGACCGAGAGGAGCTCTGCGCGCAAGCGAGTGTCTGCATCCTACAGTATCAGCTCTTACTTGAAGACCCCCTTCGAGCATACAGCTTAGTTTTGGATATTGCAGATATAAATGACAACAGCCCAGTGTTCGCTGCAGGGGAGATCAAACTAGATTTGGTCGAATCCACAGTTCTGGGGAGGCGCTTTCCGTTGGAGAGCGCGCATGACCCCGATTTGGGAACCAACTCAGTCCGTGAATATAAACTGAGCCCGAATGATCACTTTGCACTGGAAATGAGTACCCAAATAAACGGCAATGCTTATCCTGAACTAGTTCTTAAAAGGGCCTTGGACCGGGAGGCACAAGCTGAACATGTACTGAAAATCAATGGAATCGACGGGGGGAATCCAGTCCGATCAGGAACTGCATCTATCCACATCCGTGTTTTGGACGCCAATGATAATGTCCCAGTTTTTAGCCAACGAGTTTACAAAGCCTCTGTGCTAGAGAACTCGGCCGTAGGGACTGTCATAGCAACGCTGAATGCCACGGACCCGGATGAAGGTGTTTACGGAGAGATAACATACTCTTTCACTCACCTGTCAGACAAGATGGGAGGAGTTATTGAAATTAACCCTCTGAGTGGAGAAGTTCGGGTGGCGGGTCTTATTGACTATGAAGAGGATAGTACGCACGAGCTGGATGTTCAGGCTAAAGATGGGGGTGGCCAGGCCTCTCACTGTAAACTTGTAATTGACGTCATTGACGTAAATGACAATAAACCTGTGATCGAGATAAAGTCAGCCTCTGCTAACGTGGCTGAGGACTCTAAACCAGGAACTATGGTTGCTCTGATTAATGTGTATGACCTGGACACTGGGAGCAGTGGGCGCGTCACGTGTACAATCTCAGACAATGTGCCATTTAAATTTGTGTCAGAGGTTAAAAACTACTACATGTTAGTGACCGACGGAATGCTAGATAGGGAACTTCAACCAGAGTATAACATCACAGTTACGGCCACTGATGCGGGCTCTCCGTCACTCTCGAGTGTAAAAGTTATAACAATCGTGGTTAATGACATAAATGATAACCCACCGACTTTTACGCAGAGCGAGTACAATGCCAACATCTTAGAAAACCAGCCCGTTGGCACGTTTGTGATGAAATTGAAAGCAGAGGACAGTGACGACGGCACTCATGCTAAAATACTGTACCAAATATCAGGGGACACAAACTCAGAAGTGTCCTCCTTCCTTACCATCAACTCAGAAACAGGGGAGCTCTTCACATCACGCCTGTTTGATTACGAACAGTCAGTTCACTTCCAAATTAAGGTGACAGCTCGAGATGGAGGCGACCCTCCACTCTCCACCACCTGCGATGTAAACGTTTTTATTAAAGACCAAAATGATAATGCACCTGTTGTCCTATATCCTGTCCAAACTACCGGGTTCATTGCTGAAGATATGGTACCAGTTGAAGCGCCTAGAGGTTACCTGGTTACTAAGGTGGTAGCTGTGGACGCCGACTCCGGCCACAACGCCTGGCTCTCCTACAGAATAATCACAGCAACGCGGCCTAACCTGTTTATAGTCGGTCTGCACACAGGAGAAATCAGAACTGTGCGAGCTTTCTTCGAGGACGATGAACCCAAACAAACTCTTGTCGTTTTAGTATCGGATAACGGGCCCGAAACTCTCTCCGCCACTGTTACAGTCAGCATAGCAATTGGTGACGGGCTTCCTGTTTTAAACGAACTCTTTGAGTTTGCAGATGACTCACAGGACAGCGATAACTTAACGCTTTATTTGATTATCGCGCTTATAGCcgtttcctctcttttcatcctTTTAATCAGTGGAGTGTTTTATGTTAAGCTCTGTCGGCGTACTTATGTTTACCGTTCAACCACCGCGAGTCTCCCCGTCTTCCCCACGGCCTACTGCCCCCCTAGTTTTACAGATTTAAGCCGTTGTGGGACCCTTCTGAAAGATGAGCGCTACGATTCCTTCTTGACCACTGGGTCGTGGAGAGGCGATTTTCGTTTCggctcaaacacagacaccgaCACACTGAAGCAAAGAAGCGCAGCCTACCAAAAAAACACCATACGGCGCGCCAGTACAGACAGAGCGAGTCTGAAGGTGAGGGCAGGGGCACCGCATCCTTGTTATGTGGTCAAATGA
- the LOC139291769 gene encoding protocadherin beta-15-like: MMDSKIILFQTCGFYFLLLFLHAAYGDMSYSFPEEMKRGSVIGNIAKDLGLGTGALSNRRARIDTDGTDKRYCDINLNNGELVVADRIDREGLCGEKASCILKHELVLENPLELHRISLHIQDVNDNSPQFNEELINIEIQESADRGARFVIEEAHDADVGQNSVQQYSLKKNDNFVLAVDGNTIELVLDKELDREKQKEINLLLTALDGGSPQRSGTVVIHVTVLDANDNAPVFSQALYKASLPENSPLDTVVVTVSATDADEGVNGDVTYDFGHVADDVRKIFSIDRKVGEIRVIGTVDYETTTSFEIRVKAKDGLGLSSYAKVIISITDVNDNAPVVNLKSLTSPIAEDTPPGTEVGIINVQDRDSERNRQVRCSIQQNVPFKLVPSIKNYYSLVTTGQLDRELVSDYNVTITATDEGSPPLSSSKTVELSVADINDNPPVFEEQSYSAYVTENNKPGSTLCSVTARDPDWRQNGTVIYSLLPGEVNGAPVSSYLSVNGDTGVIHAVRSFDYEQFRSFKVHVMARDNGSPPLSSNVTVSVFISDVNDNSPQILYPAPEGNSFMTELVPKAAHGGSLVSKVIAVDSDSGQNAWLSYHIVKSTDPGLFTIGLHSGEIRTQRDISESDSMKQNLIVAVKDNGQPSLSATCSMYLLISDNLAEVPELKDISYDEKNSKLTSYLIIALVSVSTFFLTFIIIILGVRFCRRRKPRLLFDGAVAIPSAYLPPNYADVDGTGTLRSTYNYDAYLTTGSRTSDFKFVTSYNDNTLPADQTLRKSPSDFADVFGDSDASPEVGTCFILSVPDV; the protein is encoded by the coding sequence ATGATGGATTCGAAAATAATCTTGTTTCAAACGTGCGGgttttatttcctcctccttttcttgcACGCCGCATATGGAGACATGAGCTATTCTTTTCCTGAGGAGATGAAACGAGGATCAGTTATTGGAAATATAGCCAAGGATCTCGGGCTGGGGACCGGCGCGCTGTCCAACAGAAGAGCCCGTATTGACACCGATGGGACCGATAAACGTTACTGTGACATAAACCTGAATAACGGAGAACTGGTTGTTGCCGACAGGATTGACCGAGAGGGGCTTTGTGGAGAAAAGGCTTCGTGCATCCTAAAACACGAGCTCGTGCTGGAGAATCCTCTCGAGCTCCATCGGATTAGTCTTCACATTCAAGACGTTAACGACAACTCTCCACAATTTAACGAAGAATTGATCAACATAGAAATTCAAGAGTCGGCAGACAGGGGAGCTCGTTTTGTGATAGAGGAGGCGCACGATGCGGATGTAGGACAAAATTCAGTTCAGCAGTACAGCCTTAAAAAGAATGATAATTTCGTTTTGGCTGTTGATGGAAACACAATAGAGCTTGTCCTTGATAAAGAGCTTGATcgagaaaagcaaaaagagatCAATTTGCTCCTTACAGCTCTAGATGGTGGCTCTCCTCAGAGATCAGGTACAGTAGTCATTCACGTCACAGTGCTGGATGCTAATGATAACGCCCCAGTGTTTAGCCAGGCCCTTTATAAAGCCAGTCTGCCTGAAAACTCTCCTTTAGATACTGTAGTGGTCACAGTGAGCGCCACTGATGCAGACGAGGGAGTCAATGGAGATGTGACTTATGACTTTGGACATGTTGCTGATGATGTGAGGAAGATATTTAGTATTGACCGTAAAGTAGGTGAGATACGTGTAATTGGCACAGTTGACTATGAAACGACCACATCCTTTGAAATACGCGTTAAAGCAAAAGATGGGCTAGGGCTTTCATCTTATGCTAAGGTAATAATTTCTATCACTGATGTGAATGACAACGCACCTGTAGTCAATTTGAAATCACTGACGAGTCCCATAGCAGAAGACACCCCACCTGGTACAGAGGTGGGCATCATTAACGTGCAGGACAGAGACTCTGAACGCAACAGACAGGTCCGCTGCTCCATTCAGCAAAACGTCCCCTTTAAGTTGGTCCCTTCTATTAAAAACTATTATTCTCTGGTGACCACAGGACAACTGGACCGTGAACTAGTGTCTGATTACAACGTTACAATCACTGCCACTGACGAGGgctctccacctctgtcctcctctaaaACTGTTGAGTTATCTGTAGCAGACATCAACGACAACCCGCCTGTGTTTGAGGAACAGTCCTACAGCGCatatgtgactgaaaataacaaacctgGCTCCACTTTATGTTCCGTTACTGCTCGAGACCCCGACTGGAGACAAAACGGTACAGTGATTTATTCTCTGTTACCCGGTGAGGTGAACGGTGCCCCGGTGTCCTCCTATCTATCTGTTAACGGAGACACGGGGGTGATCCACGCTGTGAGGTCGTTTGATTATGAACAGTTCAGGAGTTTTAAAGTCCACGTGATGGCCAGAGACAACGGTTCTCCTCCGCTCAGCAGCAACGTGACCGTCAGTGTGTTCATATCGGACGTGAACGACAACTCTCCTCAGATACTGTACCCCGCCCCGGAGGGCAACTCCTTCATGACCGAGCTGGTCCCCAAAGCTGCACACGGAGGCTCTCTGGTGTCCAAAGTGATAGCGGTGGACTCGGACTCCGGACAGAACGCCTGGCTGTCCTATCATATAGTGAAATCCACTGATCCGGGACTTTTCACTATCGGTCTCCACAGCGGAGAGATCCGGACACAGCGGGACATTTCTGAGTctgacagcatgaaacagaACCTTATTGTGGCAGTGAAAGATAACGGACAGCCCTCTCTCTCCGCCACCTGTtccatgtatttacttatttctgATAACTTGGCTGAGGTGCCCGAACTGAAGGATATTTCTTATGATGAGAAGAACTCCAAGCTGACCTCATACCTGATTATAGCGCTGGTGTCTGTGTCCACGTTCTTtctgaccttcatcatcatcatcctgggtGTGAGGTTTTGTCGCAGGAGAAAGCCCAGACTGTTGTTTGATGGAGCAGTCGCCATCCCCAGCGCTTATCTCCCTCCTAATTACGCAGATGTTGACGGCACAGGAACTTTACGCAGCACGTACAATTATGACGCCTACCTGACAACAGGGTCTAGAACCAGTGACTTTAAGTTCGTGACGTCTTACAATGACAACACGCTGCCTGCTGACCAGACTCTGAGGAAGAGTCCTAGTGACTTTGCAGATGTGTTTGGAGATAGTGATGCTTCTCCTGAGGTAGGGAcatgtttcattttatctgtCCCCGACGTGTAA